CGTAACAAATCGCGGGGGCGGTTTCTGGGTCCTCGCGCCGTTTCATACCGCGCAAGGCTTTACCGTTCTCGTCAACCGCGGCTTTTTACCGGCTGACCTGGCACGAAGCCGATGGCGGTCGAATATCCACGCCGGAGCCGATACCAATCTTACCGGTCTTATGCGCATGACCGAGCCCGGCGGCGGTTTTCTGCGGGGGAATGATCCCACTGCCGATCGCTGGTATTCGCGCGATGTCGCTGCGATCGCGGCAGCTCGCGGCATCGGACAGGTCGCGCCTTACTTTATCGATGCCGACGCAAACGCCAATCAGGATGGGCCTCCGGTCGGAGGACTGACCGTCATCACCTTTCCCAACAATCATCTGGTCTATGCGCTGACCTGGTTTGCAATGGCGCTGATGCTTGCTGCCGCCTCGATTCTCATCGCGCGCGGCGAATGGCAGGTTCGCAGAGGGCACCGTAAACCAGTTAGCGATGATGGATGGCACCGTAAACTTAACCAGTTGGCGATGTTTCTCTATGAATTTGAGTGATAACCGAGGTTGGTGATCTACTCTATCGCCGTCACCGTTTTCCAGTTGAAGTGTACTTCCGCTTCCCGCTCGGTCTTCGCATGGCAATGGCGAAGACTGAAACCGTGGCGATAATGCCTGCAAGTGCTGA
This window of the Phyllobacterium zundukense genome carries:
- a CDS encoding SURF1 family protein, producing MTAAAVVAELANEGDKTDHSGAHAFTGNDPLPAQNSLLKLCALGMVALLGVTVLSGLGIWQLERRIWKLELIDQVKQRVHAPAFSAPGPASWDHINATDDGYRHVRVGGRFLDKPDTLVKAVTNRGGGFWVLAPFHTAQGFTVLVNRGFLPADLARSRWRSNIHAGADTNLTGLMRMTEPGGGFLRGNDPTADRWYSRDVAAIAAARGIGQVAPYFIDADANANQDGPPVGGLTVITFPNNHLVYALTWFAMALMLAAASILIARGEWQVRRGHRKPVSDDGWHRKLNQLAMFLYEFE